ACTGGCGGAGCTCCAGGGGGTCCTGCGGCAGCGCTGCAGTGCAGGACAGAGGCTGGCACCCAGCGAACAGACGTCCGCAGCCGACCAGGCGCCGTCCAGCAGCCTGTCCAGCCAGAGTCGCAGCGGCGCCCCAGTCAGGCCGGCGTTGGCTTCCGCTTCCTCCACGGCGCTCAGGCTGACCGGCAGACGCAGGACCGGGTTGAGTCCATGAAAGCTCTGGTCCATGTACGAGTTCCTGGGAGGACCTCCGTTCAGCcgcagcgcctcctctggacacaCAACAGCAGTCAACATAACAACCTCCACCTAAACTGAATGAAACTTTACACTGAAAAAATACAGCCATTAGGTGTCACTGTGTCTGCATTTGTCCAACTGAGTCAGCACTTTTCTGTTGAGAGGCGCATCTTACCTCGCTGCAGCGGCTGCCACTGGTGAAACTCCAGCGGCGCCACCACGAAGCTGGTCTGTCCCAGGAGGCTCCAGTGCTGCAGGACCCTCAGCGTCCACACGCCCGGCCGCAGCGGGGGGTTAAGTGGGGGCCGGTAGTGGGTCACCTCGGCCGCCGCGTCCACCAGGATGTCGTAGGTGGCCGCGATGACGTTGGTCGGGTCGATCCAAACCACCGTGGCCGTCAGGTTGCTCTGGCCTCGGCTCCAGCGCTGCACCGCCACCGGCTCCTCCCTCGGGCCCAGTAGACCTCCCCAGTTCCTGAACAGTCGCTCTTTAGGGTCCCAGTCAGATCCCACCTGCGGACatgaaaggtcaaaggtcaaggaTCAGTGGCCACACGGTCAAAGGTCAACGATCAGTGGCCACACGGTACTGGCTTGTGAGACCAACCTGCACATGAAGAAGTCGATTGTTGGGGTGGGGGGGGCTCGCAAGTTTGAAGTGGTCTTGGGGGGTCACCAGGGTCTCCAGAGTCTCCAGCTGGTTGGACTCTTTGtttgtggtcacatgacgcacGAGGTAGCCCTGGAACTGGTCCGAAAGGAAGTAGATATGAACCGAGTCTGGGTGACCGTTTGGCACGAACCTgaagtgagacacacacacacacaaatgttggCATccacatccttgtggggactgctcagtgccataaccctttccccagcctctcaccctaaacctaaccttccacaacacatggctaacctgaaccagaaaCCCcgatattttgatgttttcaccctcaaaactcgaTGTGGACCTGCCAAAATGTCTTGACTCAGTAAAAGGTCCTCATAAGGTCAGTGTCTTGCCAGAGacaagaatattaacacatgtacacacacacacacacagatgaagagGTGTCCAGCTGGTGTCGGGGGGCTCAGGACAGTGAGCACTGACCCCCCTCACGACCCCTCCctcaatgatgatgtcacacacacacatatccagCTGACAAGAACCTACTTGTTCATCGTGTAGAGGAGTGAAGGCggtaaacaacacacacacacagtggggGGATTGTGTGAGTCCAATTTGTGTGCAACACAACCTCTAGTAGAGGTGAAACACTcctcctttgtgtgtgtgtgtgtgtgtgtgtgtgtacctgcagCGGTGGTCCCCGGCACGTCCCTGCAGGGACCCGGCAGCTCGTTTGAGGCCCATCCGGGTGAAGGCGTGAAAGTGCGCGAGAGCCGAGTCAGCGAGTCCGAGGGTGCCGTCGGTGTCGCGCTGGTAGACGTTCTCCCAGTAGGCGCTCAGACCCGGCGTGGCGGGGGAGGGAGGCCCGTACAGGTACCAGTCCAGCTGGTTGATCACCACCTGACTGACACTGGCCTCGAACTTGCGGGCGAAGAAGGTAGGTCTGTTTGCCtgctggagacggagcagaggTCCGGTTCTGTGACGGCCCGGTTCTGAGCTCTCCCCCGCTCGATATGGAAACGGCTTTTAATAATGACTCTCTCAAGTTACGGACGGCGGAGCGTCACCATGGTAACAGCAGCCCTTTTTTTGGAACAGATCATTCtatgctttgtgtgtgtgagtgagtgtggctCCTCGCCGCCTCCCTGTGGTCAAAGCCCgacattataataataacaacctCGGCAGCGGAAACTAAAAATATCAAACGTTCAGAAACTTGAAGGGACCAACTGACCACAAGGCTGCTCCTGAAGGGGGAGGGGCGgggtgactgtgtgtgtgtgtgtgtgtgtgtgtgtggatatcACCTGGAAGCGCGGCAGGTCTGCAGGTTTGAAGTCGTTGGGCGAGCAGCCGCACCAGTCCACAATGTGCTTGTACTGACACTTGCAGCCCAGTTTCCGGTTCCAATTGGTGAGACGCAGGTTGTTGTCTACCATCGTCTGACAGAGGGCGCTGTTCTCCAGCACTGTGTGGAAGAAGGACTGGCCAACAAGCCCAAGTCACATGggatccgtgtgtgtgtgtacatgttttaatattgttgtgtggaccaatctttgacactgatcttatgaggacttttttgctttgtgaggacattttggctggtccacaCTGGGTCATTCTAACTGGATttcagttgggttcagagtccaggttcaggtgttttggatggttaggtttagggggagagccaggggaaagggttatatcaatgagaggtcctcacaaaaacagcaatgtgtgtgtgtatacctcAGCTGGCAGCAGAGTGTGTGCGTAGAATCTCTTCATCTGCGTCACCAGGTCGTCCTGTGACGTCACCACGTAGTGGACAAACTCTCGACTCAGCAGGAACCAATCAGAACCTCCGTCCACCGTGATGCCTTCAGGGATCTTACGGTCGCCCAGACGCCACATGTGGGTGTCGCACTCCAGGAAGAGCCGGTCCAGACCCTGCTTTCGGATGAacctgcgacacacacacacagacaggcgGTTGATAGGTGACGGAGTGAGGCGGGTGAACCAGGCGGCGGTCGTACCGAGCGTTGTCTCGGCCGTGGGACTTGATGAAGTTCAGGTTTCTGTGTTTGGACAGAAAGTTAACCAGCTGCTCGTTGGTCCTGCaggagacacacacgcacacacacacgtgtcaaTAGAGTGTGTCACAGTGACGGACTTATCGACCACCTGATAGATTTTAGCTTCCAGCGACTGTGGACCTTCATTGGCCTGACAAGTGAGTTTCACTGTggccctgcagggggcgctgtgtcAGGCCCATGCGTGAGACTCTACTGAGAGCGCCCCCACCTGACTGGGTAGTCTGCAGCACTCAGGTTGATGAAGAAGTCCCAGGACCAGTCGGCCATGTTGAGCAGGTCCTCCATGCTGCGCAGGTACATCCCCAGCAGACTGGCCCCGCCCCAGATGGTGGCCTTCCTCCACGCCGTGACACGCACGTTTGGGTAGCGCGCGGCCAGGTGCTCCACCTCTCGGTGGAGGTAGTTGGACCTCTGTGGTCCAGAAGACAGGTCGGCTCAGCTGCTTGCTTGACACGCCTGGGGTCGCGTGACTCACCTGGTCCACGTGGATGAGGTAGAAGTGCGACGTGTGGTAGATGGCTCGGAAGAGGCGCTGGAGCTGGCGGGAGGCGCGGCCGTGGACCACCAGGACGAAGGCCAGCCGCACAGGTGCCAGCGAGGCTCCGCCCACCAGAGCCTcgtcccagtggagggtcacgCTGGCCTTACCTGGACACAGAGGATGGTCAGCTCAGGCAggctctgacctttgacctccatgtcagaggtggttcagcagatttttttaaacaaatttagTTTCTCTCTGTATCACATAATTTCTGTATTTCTAATCAGATGGTTATGGAAGGTGGACGCCGCAGCATCTGGACCCAGTCGTGACCTTCACCAGAACATGTTCTGCTGAGGTGTATTTATAGACGCGTGTGTGAGTGGGCTTAAATATagagcggcagcagcaggaccCTCTGTGGGCCTCCGGACGCTCGACCCGGTGGGTCCAGTCCAGCTCACTGTAATTAGTCCGGAGCTGAATGCTCTGATCTGGAACCTCCCGTCGGACCGACCCGCCCGCCTGGTATCAAAGAGACCACAGACCAAGGAGCGGCAGCGGATGGTGGCTCCACTCACGCGTCTCCCAGAATAGACCTGAACACGTGCTGTCCGCCACTGAAGTCACTCAGAACCAGCAACCTCATATTCATCTGTCAGTCACAAGCCCTCCAGTCATGGAAACGTAGCGAACACCCTGGGTGGTCTGACCCCGGTCTGTTGCTCACCTTGAGCGGGGCAGTAGCGCGGCACCTTCTCGGGCATCAGCTTCCTCTCCTTGTGCTTGCAGTAGGTGTCCACGATCTTCTGCCGACACTCGCTGCTCTTGGCGCGGGACAGAGCAGAGATGACTTCCTTGCCGTTGATCTCGCACTGCGCCACCGCAGGAGGCCGTGGCGAGGCCGTCCGGTTCCGCGGGTGCGAGCCAGGAGGGAGGGCCGGGGAGGTGGGGCCGACAGGACGGGGTCTCCAGAGGCGCGTGTGGTTGTGAGCCGTCGCTCTGGGCTGGACTGGAGGGAACTTGAGGGCCGCTTGGGCAGACTTTCCCAGCATGCTCTGCACTTGGACCTGCTCCAGCTTCCGCTTGGCGTTAGCGAGCGGCAGGCGCTGACGTTGGTGAGCTGCGAGGTTCCCGTTGCTGTCCACACTAGCAAAGTCTCTGGGAACAGAGTTCtcgttgttgttgctgtcagaGTGAAGCTTTTCCTTCGGACGGTGAGAACGATGGACATCCTGCGGAAGAACAACAGCTTCAGTCTCTCTGTTCCACCAACACACAAACAggtcacataaacacacaaacatgtaaGCTGAAAACACAATCATAGCACTTGAACACATAGacatgtcacacaaacacagctcatgaacacacaaacatatcacatgaacacaaacacgtcagatgaacacacaaacacgtcagATGAATGCAACAccagaacacacaaacacatcgcatgaacacacaaatacaatacatgaaaacacaaacacatcacatgaacacacaaacacaacacctgaacacacaaacacaacacctgaACACACGAACACAACACCTGAACATACAAACAcaacacctgaacacacaaacacaacacctgaacacacaaacacaacacctgaacacacaaacacatcacatgaacgcacaaacacatcacatgaacacaaacacgtcagatgaacacacaaacacatcagatgAATGCAACAccagaacacacaaacacatcgcatgaacacacaaatacaatacatgaaaacacaaacacatcacatgaacacacaaacacaacacctgaacacacaaacacaacacctgaACACACGAACACAACACCTGAACATACAAACAcaacacctgaacacacaaacacaacacctgaacacacaaacacatcacatgaacacacaacacatgaacacacaaacacaacacatgaacacacaaacacatcacatgaacacacaaacacaacacatgaaaacatgaacacacaaacacgtcacatgaacacacaaacacaacacatgaaaacatttcctttGTCATTATTATAAGCGAACCTGAGGTTGAACACACTGACTGAACGTTCTCAAATTTTCTGCTGGTGGTTCCACTCAGAAACAAAtaatttgacctttgacccatgAGAAGcacaagcatgtgtgtgtgtgtgtgtgagcagtttaTGCCCATGAATgttaatctgtgtgtgtgttgaggtttGCCCAGAGGTCCGAGCTTTCATGGAGACGGAAATGCCAGCCGTCACCTACAGAGGTGTGattcttccacacacacacacagtggagtGTTGGGACCATCTCGAATTTATTTTGCAGTCagaaagcaaatattgaagcAGGTTTGAGaaaacaaggtttttttttaacggtGGAGTCGTCGCCGCCCCTCAGCGCCTCAGTGATGCCTCCAAGGTTTTGGACTAGAACAAAACTGGATGAGAGAGGACACTGTGCCTCACACGTACACGCTTGAATTTCCCATCCGAGGTGACAGGAGGGTTTTACTGTGGCTTCATTCTTAAGAGCGTAAACCAACTCTCTCTCCGCCTCGCTCTCTCACACGCTGCATCTCCCTCAGTGTCCTTTCATTACAGTGAACCGGATGCCCTGTGAtcttccctgtgtgtgtgtgtgtgtacagtatgtTCAGCACTTTATTGCAGCACAAAACACCTGGGTGcagccaaacacacactctctctcacaacCAGAACCAGGTGCGGGTTCCGATCCCGGATCCTCATTTGCCAGTCCAGTCAGATGTTCGTCACAACCGGGTCATTCACGACTCAGCACCTTCATCAGTCTCAGCACTCCCGGGTCTGAGGGACCCCGGACGCGGACCACCCGGCAACAGGTCGCGCGTCAGACTCACCTGGACTGTGGGGGGAGTCCCAGGGACAGAAGCAACACGTCAGATGGGTTGTGAACGGCGCACgtgctgtgtgtttttaaagcaaTGAGTTTGAAAATCTTAACAGGCAAGTTGAGCGCCTGGACCCGGTGACGTAAATGAGCGCGTTAAAAAGACGATTTTTCCCCCCAGCGAGGTTCGGCGTGCAGGTCCAAATCAGTGTGCAGCTGCGAAGCATCCCTCACAGAGACCCGAACGGTCCAGGAGGGGAGACTCGAACGACGTGAAATGAAGGCATAAGAACCTACCGCCCGCAGCTTCAGTCGAGCAGCGGCTTTTCCGAGCGGCCGCAGCGGGTCGCCCTTCCTCTGCTGCCCGCTCCTCGCGTGCTGCCTGTCGGCTTTGTCGAGGACCGCGGCTCGGTCCTCGCGCTTGCCGCGGCTCCGGGCGCCGCCGTCTCCGTCCAGACTGCTGAAGTTCCACACGATCAgagtctggaccagcaggacGGCCATCGCGGTCAGAACCAGGGCGGGCGTGGAGCGCCGGGCCAGCCTGCGGGCACACGGGTGACCGGCcatcctccacctccctctgaCTCCGAGCTCCGTCAGCGGGAGTGAGAGCTGCGGGAGCCGGGGGGAGGCGCTGCTGTGAGGGAagggtgtgtgcgtgcgtggtGTGAGAGAGAATTTGGCAGCAGCTGGAAAAGAGGTGAGTTTGAGCGGGTCGATCTGTGGCGCCCCCGTGTGGCGGCAGGGGGAACCCCAGCGGATCGAGGGGAGTGGAGCGTGACAAGTGAAACGCCGCCGCCCTCCTGACTGAAATGAGTCCAGGCAGTTATCTGAGGGCGGGTCgcgggagcagcagctgaagcaaagaGGCCCGGCTGCTTGGCTCCGAAACCACACCCATCTACTCCTGCGGTCCTCTGCTCAGTCGCACATACCTGGACGCACCTCACCGCGCAGACACTCTTGTTCACAGGTTGCTGGTTTGAGAATCgactgtttttattcataaacaaCAATCACTGATAGGGACAGAAGTAGTACACTAGACAGGGCTCGATGGTGTCCACGATGGCGATGCGCTGGGGGTCCCAGACGCAGTTTTCCTCCAGGCCGCTCTTCACCATACCACAGTTTGGGGGCACCCAGGCAGTATCGAACACCGGTCCGAATCTCGGGTCGTGCCAGGTGGTTCTGCGCGGGTGACCCTGATAGTTGATGGCGATGACCTTGCCCACATTGACAATCACCCGGATCACCACCTTGTCACTTTCCGGGTGATCGATCGGGTAGCGACTGGCCTTTTCCAGGTCCCGGCTCAGGTAGACACCTGGGCCCAGCATCCCATCCTTAGACTGGCGGAAGCCACAGCGAAGGATGGACGCGGCGCTGGCCTGGCTGGTTCCATGGTACATCAGGTAGGTCCTGCCCTCTTCAGGCTGCGGAGCTATGAGACGAGTGACGCCTTGCGGCAAGACAAAGTCGTCTTCCATCCACTTGTAACTCATGGTTGGTCCCTGCACCAGACCCAAACACCCAAATAAGTCACGGGACACAAGAGTTCAGCGACAGAACCCCAGAACAGGACGCAGATCACATTAACTAGCATCTTTCTACAAAAGTTCTGACCTGGTTCTGATCCAGTGGCTTCTGGTCCTGAATTAGACGTCCGTCTTGGTCCTCGTCGGCTGCCGGTCTGAGCGCAAGGTCTGCGTTCTACAGGTCTGCGGGAGTTTCCCCGCAAACCTTTCCCTTTCACTTTCCTTTCAGTGAAACTATTTTGAGTTCTGTTCTGCTGAGTAACTTTCCATTCAAGGTTAACCTGTTATCAGGTCTCATTCCATCCAacttaaacacaacaaacagctGAAAACACTCTGTTAGACACTGTTAGACATCTGCTTTATATTTTATAAAGATTTCCGAAACTGATCACCAGACAGACCCTTGGGTTCGCATCACAGACTGGGATTGTGAAACATTcaggacttttattttgaaaagatcAATAATTTAATCACATTCTCTCGCCTGTTGTTTCCTGTCAAAACAATCAAGACATTGTTTTTCTAACCTGTGACATCACCGATCATCAAGGAAACAACGAAAATAAAGATGgcggatacacacacacacaccgggacCCCAGACAGTTGTGACTGTGGCAACAGGAAACTGTTAAGCGTCAACAGGAAAAGGGGGAAGTGGTGTTCACTGCTCCTGCAGTTGAGTAGCTATCCAGCAGAGGGTGCCCTGACTCAGCACGCGTCACCTGGAGCCTCACAAGAAACCTTTTCA
The genomic region above belongs to Synchiropus splendidus isolate RoL2022-P1 chromosome 19, RoL_Sspl_1.0, whole genome shotgun sequence and contains:
- the LOC128750531 gene encoding xylosyltransferase 1-like isoform X1, with protein sequence MAGHPCARRLARRSTPALVLTAMAVLLVQTLIVWNFSSLDGDGGARSRGKREDRAAVLDKADRQHARSGQQRKGDPLRPLGKAAARLKLRADVHRSHRPKEKLHSDSNNNENSVPRDFASVDSNGNLAAHQRQRLPLANAKRKLEQVQVQSMLGKSAQAALKFPPVQPRATAHNHTRLWRPRPVGPTSPALPPGSHPRNRTASPRPPAVAQCEINGKEVISALSRAKSSECRQKIVDTYCKHKERKLMPEKVPRYCPAQGKASVTLHWDEALVGGASLAPVRLAFVLVVHGRASRQLQRLFRAIYHTSHFYLIHVDQRSNYLHREVEHLAARYPNVRVTAWRKATIWGGASLLGMYLRSMEDLLNMADWSWDFFINLSAADYPVRTNEQLVNFLSKHRNLNFIKSHGRDNARFIRKQGLDRLFLECDTHMWRLGDRKIPEGITVDGGSDWFLLSREFVHYVVTSQDDLVTQMKRFYAHTLLPAESFFHTVLENSALCQTMVDNNLRLTNWNRKLGCKCQYKHIVDWCGCSPNDFKPADLPRFQQANRPTFFARKFEASVSQVVINQLDWYLYGPPSPATPGLSAYWENVYQRDTDGTLGLADSALAHFHAFTRMGLKRAAGSLQGRAGDHRCRFVPNGHPDSVHIYFLSDQFQGYLVRHVTTNKESNQLETLETLVTPQDHFKLASPPHPNNRLLHVQVGSDWDPKERLFRNWGGLLGPREEPVAVQRWSRGQSNLTATVVWIDPTNVIAATYDILVDAAAEVTHYRPPLNPPLRPGVWTLRVLQHWSLLGQTSFVVAPLEFHQWQPLQREEALRLNGGPPRNSYMDQSFHGLNPVLRLPVSLSAVEEAEANAGLTGAPLRLWLDRLLDGAWSAADVCSLGASLCPALQRCRRTPWSSASPDPKSELSAPRANGRIR
- the LOC128750531 gene encoding xylosyltransferase 1-like isoform X2; its protein translation is MAGHPCARRLARRSTPALVLTAMAVLLVQTLIVWNFSSLDGDGGARSRGKREDRAAVLDKADRQHARSGQQRKGDPLRPLGKAAARLKLRADVHRSHRPKEKLHSDSNNNENSVPRDFASVDSNGNLAAHQRQRLPLANAKRKLEQVQVQSMLGKSAQAALKFPPVQPRATAHNHTRLWRPRPVGPTSPALPPGSHPRNRTASPRPPAVAQCEINGKEVISALSRAKSSECRQKIVDTYCKHKERKLMPEKVPRYCPAQGKASVTLHWDEALVGGASLAPVRLAFVLVVHGRASRQLQRLFRAIYHTSHFYLIHVDQRSNYLHREVEHLAARYPNVRVTAWRKATIWGGASLLGMYLRSMEDLLNMADWSWDFFINLSAADYPVRTNEQLVNFLSKHRNLNFIKSHGRDNARFIRKQGLDRLFLECDTHMWRLGDRKIPEGITVDGGSDWFLLSREFVHYVVTSQDDLVTQMKRFYAHTLLPAESFFHTVLENSALCQTMVDNNLRLTNWNRKLGCKCQYKHIVDWCGCSPNDFKPADLPRFQANRPTFFARKFEASVSQVVINQLDWYLYGPPSPATPGLSAYWENVYQRDTDGTLGLADSALAHFHAFTRMGLKRAAGSLQGRAGDHRCRFVPNGHPDSVHIYFLSDQFQGYLVRHVTTNKESNQLETLETLVTPQDHFKLASPPHPNNRLLHVQVGSDWDPKERLFRNWGGLLGPREEPVAVQRWSRGQSNLTATVVWIDPTNVIAATYDILVDAAAEVTHYRPPLNPPLRPGVWTLRVLQHWSLLGQTSFVVAPLEFHQWQPLQREEALRLNGGPPRNSYMDQSFHGLNPVLRLPVSLSAVEEAEANAGLTGAPLRLWLDRLLDGAWSAADVCSLGASLCPALQRCRRTPWSSASPDPKSELSAPRANGRIR